The Solirubrobacter pauli sequence GGCTGCTCGAGCTGCTGCCGCACGCGGAGGCCGAGGCGCGGGCCGCGGCCGCTGACGATCCCGTCCGTGCGGCCGAGCGGCTGCGGTGGACGTGGGGACCCACGCTCTCCAACGCCGTCGTCGCGTCGGTCAAGCGCCGGCGCGAGCAGGGAGGGCGGGACATCGACGTCGCGTTCGTGGGGTACCGGATCGACCCGGCGACCGAGGTCGATCATCTGCGTGAGCTCGGCGGGCGGGACATCGGGCGGCTCTGCGACGTCGCCGCGATCCGGGCTGCCATGCTCTCGGAGTTCGTATGACGGAGCTTCTTCGCCCGCACGCCGAGCAGTCGTTCGCCGAGGAGCTGGCGGCGCTCGAGCGCGTCGACGACCGGCCCAAGCCGCCGCGCTGGCGGCTGTCTCCGTGGGCGGTCACCACGTACGTCCTCGGCGGGGAAGCCGACGGCGTCACGATCACGCCCAAGTACGTCGGCCGCCGCCGGCTCGTCGAGCTCGCCGTCGCCACGCTCGCGACCGACCGGGCGCTGCTGCTGCTCGGCGTCCCGGGCACGGCGAAGACGTGGCTGTCCGAGCACCTCGCGGCCGCGGTCTCCGGTGACTCCACGCTGATCGTGCAGGGCACCGCCGGCACCCCCGAGGAGGCGCTCCGGTACGGCTGGAACTACGCGCGGCTGCTTGCCGAGGGCCCTACGAAGGACGCGCTCGTCCCCGGCCCGGTCTATCGCGCGATGCAGGACGGCAAGCTCGCCCGCGTCGAGGAGCTCACGCGGATCCCGTCCGACGTGCAGGACGCGCTGATCACGATCCTGTCCGAGAAGGCGCTGCCGATCCCGGAGCTCGACGACGAGGTCCAGGCCGTCCAGGGGTTCAACGTCATCGCCACCGCCAACGACCGCGACCGTGGCATCAACGAGCTGTCGTCCGCCATGCGCCGCCGGTTCAACACGGTGGTCCTGCCGCTCCCGGACTCGGCCGACGAAGAGGTCGAGATCGTCAGGCTGCGCCTCGACAGCGTCGGCCAAGCGCTCGAGCTGCCTCCGGCGACGAGCGCGCTCGAGGAGATCCGCCGTGTCGTGACGATCTTCCGGGAGCTGCGCAGCGGCGTCACCGAGGAC is a genomic window containing:
- a CDS encoding ATP-binding protein — encoded protein: MTELLRPHAEQSFAEELAALERVDDRPKPPRWRLSPWAVTTYVLGGEADGVTITPKYVGRRRLVELAVATLATDRALLLLGVPGTAKTWLSEHLAAAVSGDSTLIVQGTAGTPEEALRYGWNYARLLAEGPTKDALVPGPVYRAMQDGKLARVEELTRIPSDVQDALITILSEKALPIPELDDEVQAVQGFNVIATANDRDRGINELSSAMRRRFNTVVLPLPDSADEEVEIVRLRLDSVGQALELPPATSALEEIRRVVTIFRELRSGVTEDGRTKLKSPSGTLSTAEAISVVTNGLALATHFGDGELSAEDVAGGLTGAVVQDPVADKVVWQEYLEAVVRERDGWGALYRACRAL